A window of Glycine soja cultivar W05 chromosome 2, ASM419377v2, whole genome shotgun sequence genomic DNA:
atgcttttaaaaaatgttatgcaGAAAATTAAATGTCTTTATAAATAAAGATGTGATCAAATATAAGTTCATGACATAAATCCTTCAAATGCAATCATAATCAGAAGATTATATGATAAGTGTTCTTCAGAAATAAAGATGCATTTGAATGCAAAAGAAGAatgtaaatacaaaaataaaacgaaatgcaaagtttaaatgaataaagaagtaaacaaaATGTACAAGAAACAGAATATAAAATGggcaaaatgtaaataaaataaaagagtttgAGTACAGAAAAGAAATGATGATTTAATAAAGTAAATGACTCTGCTTATAATCGGTAGTCATTTTCAAGTGCAACATATTGGTGCATATCAAGAAAAATGACTCCCAACATGTCTAAACACAATTACATATTTACAACTTAttcgaataaaataaaaagcattatCCGATAATGTTTTGAGGGAACTATTCCCTTCAAAATTACAAGTCAACAAGTCAAGCAAGTCCTGGTGCAGAAAAAAgttttctaagaaaaaaatggtGCTTGTTGAAGAAGGAGTCGTCTTGGATTTGTGGGGGGGAAAAGCAAAGTGATAGAAGTGGGTCCACAACCATTCTTTATGTCTTTGGAATTTGGAAACTTCCTTGTCCACGTTGGTGAATTCTTGCTGCACTCAATGAATCTATTTGTACGGACTAgtacatcatcatcatccatattttatataaataatatttttaatatgtaaatataatttaaagattaaattaataaaaattatatgatatcaatttatgaaaattatataaaagaattatatgatatcaatttgattaataaaaattatatgatatcaatttatgaaaattatatgatatcaattaataaaatttatatgatatcaatttgattaattaaaattatatatataaaagaatttggAACTCCTTCACTCAGGGTCACTGCATATCCAATGGAGGGTTAGTGAGTGTTGTTGACTTCACATTGAcgatcctttttttttcctgtctgTTTGCTTCCAATTTCTCATACCTTCAATCTTCAATCTTGGGTTAGTCTCAGTTTCTTCATTCTTTTGCTCATTTTTTCACATGGTGGGTGTTCATGATCACTTCATCATGTTTATACCCACAGAAAATTTATCTTTCACGTCTGGTTTATTGTTACCGTTTGATGTAATGAACAAAGAAAACTACTTATTGGGGTTGCTAGTATGGAAGAATTCTGTGTCTTTCTTTGACAAAGATGCTGCCTTTCTGTCAAGTTtgcctctttttttgtttacgattatactttttttttaatttcatgtgtGATTTCTTGTTATTGTTTGATGCATTGGGCAAAGAAAATCACTTAATGGTTGCTGGTGTGGAAGAATTCTGTCTTTCTTTGACAGAGATGTTGCATTTCTGTCaagtttgcatttttattttgttttttttatgatcatatctttttcttttttttttgtattttagaaGATTGGAGAACAGCATTGATTGAGTTTTACCACACGATCGTAGAGCTTCTGATATTTTTCGAAGAGGTGAGCacatatgaatatttttatgtcTAACAATTACTTTGTTGGGCAGGTTTTTACGAACTAAATGGGTTTTTCTTTCCATGGTTTCTTTGACTAGGACGTCTTTTTGGGAAGAAAATGTAAACGTAAATCACATTTTGGGTGGAAGGAAGAGTGAGatatcagaataaaaaaaaaaagagagagacgGTAGAGAGATAAAAGTGGTAGATGTGATAGTTGTCGTATGATTATCAAAATCCATCTTCTTCATGGTCTCGTGTTTTGTTTATGAATTTTATCAGAAGTTATTTTTGTTAGAGGTGTTAGgaatttttacctttttaaggGTCAGTTTGGAAATAGAGTAGAACTGagccgggggggggggggggggggagaaggGTGTGTGTGAAAAGTTCTTGGatcatttattttgtaattcacaaaagtaaagaaaaaaaaaatccatcgaTTAGTTTTGTTATTAAGACTGAActcaaaatttatcaattttacatTTATACCGTGTACAAAAAAGGTTTAATTGATTTCTATCTTCCTTTGAATTTACTTCTTTGTCCAAATGGCTGACAGCAAAGGGTTCTTGCAATGTTTGTTGATCCTATATAGCTTGTTTGTTAGTTTTTAACCAACTTTTTTATGATTGAATCCACATCACGAACTACAACTAGGGCTCTATTGCTGcttcttattttgaaaaatgagGTAGCATAATTTACTAGATATCAAGAAGAAATGTAATGCTAAGGTTTGACAGTTTTGTGTATACCATAGACTTTGTTTAATCTTCTTTTTGTGTAATTTCTGTAGCTTTAAATTCTTTGAATTTTACTCCTTTATACTTATTGATAGCAGCTGGAGGACAATTAAAGTTGCTGACATTGTAATCCATCGATTATGTAGTTCCTGAGATAAGTGGAAGCTgcctttacatatttttatgaatgAACCATCTGTATTTTGAATCTGAATATTTTCCTGAATTTATGATCTAACTGACATGTTACATTCAAAGCAAAGGTTTCTAGAAAATGCAGGCTAAAGGTTGAACAAGTTCTTgacatctttttttattttcttctttatttttagttcttttggGCAATCAGTTTATGCAAgggaaaattcattttctcttgTGGAACATTTTCCCTTGAATGTTATTTAATGTGAAACAAATGAAATAGTATTAGGTATTATGATGCTAGGCTACAATCTTCTATTGACAATAATTTCTCAATGTTTTATCCCAGCTGCCACAACCTTCCtacttatataaataattggAGGTGGGACTCTTAGCATAGATTACTATGTAACTAGAATTAGTTTTGTTGGTTAATCTCTATGTAGCCAGAGTTAATGAGTTAGTTACTCTTGTAACTAACCATATAACCAACTGATATAACTAACTTTGTAAGctgattcattctatgcaattcattgcttccttcatctctttttctctctaactTCCTCTGCAAGCTttgcattcattcattcatggcAGACATGAAATTTATGAGGGACTTCGATAAGTAGTGCTGAGTTGCTAAGagttgttttctcttttttctcttttgttttttttatgtctaGACATAATCTAGGCTTGACAAAAAAGGAAGGTCCAGAAATTTGTTGAGAGGTATTATGCATTCTTCAAATGAATCAAATTGTTAAAATACTTTTAGGAAATTCAGTAGAAGTATACAATTATGGTATGTTTGGAAAACCATTGGAATGCACTTTTAAGTCCGTTCACACTTTCCAAGAGACAAAACATAGATGCTAGATTTTGTTTCTCCAGGTGAAGGTTGGTTTCCGTTGTGATGACTGTGAAACAGACCCACTAGTATTTATCTATGTAGATTCTATTTTGTATCTAAAGTTGTCTGTCCCTGCAAATTTGTGTTACAATTATTTCAACTGTTTGATATATTTGCTGCTTTTGAAAGATATAAGGGATAACTACTATTCTTCTGGCACCATAAATATGTTTTGTTATATCAATGTGCCTACAAAGTTTTTCTGAATATGGTTTGACCATATGGACGCTTTACATATTTAAGTATGAAAAGGAAAAGGTTCAGTTACTTTTAGGAAACTTACTTGAGGACAAAAAAGAATGCAATATAATATCTATGTAGATTCCATATGGTTTCTAAAACTGTTGCTACGCCGCAAATAAATCTTGCACTTGTTTTCTTCCTTTTAGGGATGTTGCCATTTTCAAAAGACACTATGAATCTTTTTAAGTTTTGCTGACTATGGTTTGACTATAAGGACCTGTTGCATATTTAAGTTTTACATGCTTAACATTCAGTGTAAAGTGAATAAATTTTGAAGTTGAACCTTTCCACTTTCCTGTTGCGAGTATGCTGGATTTCTATGTTGTTCATTAGTTCAAAACACTTTCCAGTTTCTATGAGTAGAATATTTAGATTGTTATCTGCAGTAAGAAATGAATATGTGGAACACAGTTATTTCTCAATATTTGGTTAAAACTAAGCCTACACTGTGAACTTATGTTTAGTCGTTTAGACTTCAGTGATATTTCTATCATTAAGAAGTGATTAACATGTTGCAAATGTAGCGaacataaatttaacaaatttggTGGATATGCTCAGCGTATAATGTGTATATTTACCAGGATAATGTTCGTGAACTTCAATCTGCTTTAATTATCACAAATTGTTGTATCTGCTTGTTAAtataaattgatatattttaattacttgctgtggaattataatttttccacatctgtattatttcctttttataatttttttcttcttttatccaGGAAAGGCAAAAGAGTTAGCATTTAGGATGGGAAAAACAATTGAGTTGTATGGATTCCCTACATCTGTGAATGTGTCTGATGTAAAGACATTTGTAGAGCAGTATACTGGTGAAGGAACTGTGTTCGCCATTAAATTAAGACATGGAAAAGGTCGGGTTCCAAGAGCATTTGCAATTATTCAATTCACCACCGCAAATTCTGCTACATCTATGATGTCCAGAGCTAACAACATTTTGAGAACATTGCGGTATGGGACCTCCTATTTAAAAGCTCGGGAAATGGAAAGAGATATTGTGCCAAGGCCAAGGGTGTTTTTGCATAGTTTGGATGATGTGAAACTGTCTTTTGGCTGTCAGATCTCAAAGGGAAGATTCTCTGTTTTATGGAAAAAGCAGGatgttattgtaaattttggGAGTGGAATGAGAAAGATGCATTTCTTATTTTCCCACAACAATGTGCAATACAAACTTGAGCTTTCATATGAGAACATTTGGAAGATTGAGCTGCATCGGCCACGGAATGAGACTACACGTTATCTGTTGATTCAGgttcttaaatttgatttctgAATGAAATTAATGAACATGTTAAACTTCCAATTGGAGTTGAATCATGACAAATACATAGCTTGGCTTTGAATCCAGGAGTTTGCAATTGGAGTATggcaatattaaatattaagtatTAACTTGTAAGTTTTGCTAAGCTTGTGGCCTGTCCTGTCGTTGGACTGGGTTTCATTtaccaaaaatgaaaatgcTACCAAACTGACAATTGCAGAGGCTACCAATTAAATTATATGCCTAAGCATCCTGGTGAAACCAGAACTCagttactaaaaaaacaaaatatacaacaacaaaGCATATAGTGCAGTCTTGGTTATCTGTTGAATGAACTATATTGAATGTTTTGcatgtgttttctttttaacttaTCATGTTATATCTGGTTTTGGATTGTTTTCAGTAGGCATCTACTCTTTTAGTTTAGAagagtttttcctttatttCTATGGCCTAGATTAAATTTATCtttggaatttatttttttattaaactgtGTTGGTTTACTATAGAATTTTCATACAAAAACtaagataatatttttaggtttgtTGTTCAAGATGATAAGGAAAGGTGGTTTTAATGTTTAGAAATGGTTCtgcaattaaaatcaaagttTATTGAACTTGGAGCATTTATGGCTActacattaaataatatatagaagAAGAAATACATTTATGGCCACTACATTTCACACTACATCTTGAAAATTAGCTGTTCTGCAATTTTATATGTAATTAGTTGTTTTCTTAATCATAAGTTTCTGAATCTTCTCCTACATTTTGTCTTCATGTATGTTTTCTTTCAGCTAGTAAACGTAAGATTATCTCCGAAATCAAAGTAGTTATTTTATTGTCtctcaaattttcaattatgatatttgttacctttcATGTTGAGCAAGTTGTCCTAATTGAAATTATTCCATATTATATCTTATGCAATAATGGGTTTAagaaattttgttttgtgctaAATAAGTTACAGTCTATTACTTATCAGagataaaattttatgcaaattaaaaatttactgcATTAGCTTTTACTGAAAGGCAACGTTTTCATCTTTAATATATGAACTCTTATCATCGAATTTTATGATCGTCTTTTTTCTATAATCGTATTTTACTATGATTGCTGCAATGGACATATGCTGAATCTTATTCATTTCGCTTCAATTGTCAGTTACTTGGTGCTCCCCGGGTTTTTGAGAACGATGTACCTACATCAACAAATATCTTTGATGATCCTTTGTTCAACTTCTTCAAAGATGCCCCTGATGAGCAATGGATCCGAGCAATTGATTTCACTCCAGAAAGTCGTATTGGGCAGTCCTCCGCCATATGTCTGGAGCTTCCTAATGGCCGACAACTTCCAAATTTCAGGGAAAACTTTGCTTATTATGAGGAAAGTGAGAGGCAATACACTTTACAGACAGGAGTTCCCTTTTCTCAAAATTGGGGTCTTGTCCCCATTGTTGCTCCTCCTCTAGGTGTTAAAATATCATATGACATCTTGTTTAAAGTCAATTCATTGGTTCAACATGCATGTCTTGCAGGACCTGCACTTGATGGTGACTTCTATCGCTTGGTTGATCCACGTAGAATGCCCCGTGAATTTATTGAATATGCTTTAGAAAAGATTTACTATTCAAAGGAATTTTGTTATGAACCCACAAAGTGGCTGACTGATCAGTACAAAACATACCTTGAGTCAAAAAATCATCCTCGGTCACCTGCAATATCCTTGGATACAGGGTTGGTATACGTTCGCAGGGTTCAGATCACGCCTTGCAAAGTATACTTTTGTGGTCCAGAGATGAATGTCTCAAATCGTGTTCTCCGTCATTTCCGTGAACATATTGATAACTTTCTACGTGTTTCATTTGTTGATGAAGAATTGGATAAACTGTTTTCAACTGATTTATCATCACGTTCACAGAACAAGAAAACTGAGATATACACCAGAATTCTTTCCATCCTTAAGAATGGCATAGTTGTTGGTGATAAGAAGTTTGAATTTCTAGCATTCTCATCAAGTCAGTTGCGGGAAAACTCTCTCTGGATGTTTGCTCCTACAGAAACTGGATGTACTGCTGCTTACATAAGGAAATGGATGGGAAATTTTAGCCAGATTAGGAATGTTGCTAAATATGCTGCTAGGCTGGGGCAATCTTTTGGTTCATCTACTGAAACTCTAAGTGTCCATAGGGATGAAGTTGAAATTATTCCTGATGTGAAGAAGCTTACATATGATGGAAACGAATATGTCTTCTCTGATGGAATTGGGAAAATATCTCTTGAATTTGCCCAGAAAGTGGCTAAAAAATGTGGTTATGATTGCACTCCATCTGCCTTTCAGATTCGATATGGTGGGTACAAAGGAGTTGTGGCTGTTGACCCTAAATCATGCTACAAGTTATCACTGAGGAAGAGCATGCGGAAGTATGATTCAGATAACACAAAGTTAGATGTTTTGGCCCGTAGTAAGTTTCAGCCATGTTATCTGAATCGGCAGTTAATTTCTCTCTTATCCACTCTTGGTATCAAGGATGatgtttttgagaaaaaacaaagagaaactGTTAATCAACTGAACACTATACTAACAGATTCATTAAAGGCTCAGGAAGTTCTGGACTTAATGTCTGCTGGAGAGATCACTAATGTTCTGAAGGAGATGCTCATTTGTGGATACAAGCCTAATGAAGAACCATTCCTTTCAATGATGCTTCAAACATTTAGGGCATCAAAACTTTTGGAATTGCGACTTAAATCTAGGATCTTTATTCCAAAAGGAAGAGCAATGATGGGATGTCTAGATGAAACTAGAACCCTAGAATATGGTCAAGTATTTGTTCAGTTCTCTAACAATAGGCTGCAGAATCTAtctgatgattttttttcatatgatttGCCAAAGAATTATATGGTTAAAGGTAAGGTAGTTGTAGCAAAAAACCCCTGCTTGCACCCAGGTGATGTGCGTGTTTTACAAGCTGTGGATGTGCCAGATTTGTACCACATGGTGGACTGTGTTGTTTTCCCTCAAAAAGGACCAAGGTAAATATGCTTcttaaatatttctatttttatgcaTGTTCAACACTATTTTATAGAGTGATCTAACATTTAAAAGttttatccaataaaaaaattagtctctgaaattgaaataaatgaaaCTGGTGAAATAATGGTTACTTAGCTACTGTCTACATTGCTTTTGTATGTTTATGGGTGTTAATAATATGTATGTGATAGGTACCTCTTTTATATATCTTGAAGACTGGGACTAGAACTTAGAATTTACTGGAATTAAAAGGATTTAGAGAAGGaacagaaattaaagataaCCCAAGCTTGAGAGAGGCAGAGgctttaaaaatcttaattcaatcttTGCATCTTTGTTCCGAACACTTTCCTCTCACTAACACTCCTGTCTCCACTGCCAGGTGTGTCTAGGAAGATACAAGAAAATACCTTCGCATAAacctttcaatttatttttcctctGATAGACTCTAGAAATAGGAGACTAGCCATTAGTGTGCTTAATGGATACATGACTTTACTGCCTAATATGGATGACTTTTCCATATTGAAAATAAttctaaataaatatgatgtgCTGTGTTGCTGCTACTtgatgatttggatagaagtatggtacttgatagaacattatggcggaagttgatccatgtagccgaccccacctagtgggataagg
This region includes:
- the LOC114384657 gene encoding RNA-dependent RNA polymerase 1, whose amino-acid sequence is MGKTIELYGFPTSVNVSDVKTFVEQYTGEGTVFAIKLRHGKGRVPRAFAIIQFTTANSATSMMSRANNILRTLRYGTSYLKAREMERDIVPRPRVFLHSLDDVKLSFGCQISKGRFSVLWKKQDVIVNFGSGMRKMHFLFSHNNVQYKLELSYENIWKIELHRPRNETTRYLLIQLLGAPRVFENDVPTSTNIFDDPLFNFFKDAPDEQWIRAIDFTPESRIGQSSAICLELPNGRQLPNFRENFAYYEESERQYTLQTGVPFSQNWGLVPIVAPPLGVKISYDILFKVNSLVQHACLAGPALDGDFYRLVDPRRMPREFIEYALEKIYYSKEFCYEPTKWLTDQYKTYLESKNHPRSPAISLDTGLVYVRRVQITPCKVYFCGPEMNVSNRVLRHFREHIDNFLRVSFVDEELDKLFSTDLSSRSQNKKTEIYTRILSILKNGIVVGDKKFEFLAFSSSQLRENSLWMFAPTETGCTAAYIRKWMGNFSQIRNVAKYAARLGQSFGSSTETLSVHRDEVEIIPDVKKLTYDGNEYVFSDGIGKISLEFAQKVAKKCGYDCTPSAFQIRYGGYKGVVAVDPKSCYKLSLRKSMRKYDSDNTKLDVLARSKFQPCYLNRQLISLLSTLGIKDDVFEKKQRETVNQLNTILTDSLKAQEVLDLMSAGEITNVLKEMLICGYKPNEEPFLSMMLQTFRASKLLELRLKSRIFIPKGRAMMGCLDETRTLEYGQVFVQFSNNRLQNLSDDFFSYDLPKNYMVKGKVVVAKNPCLHPGDVRVLQAVDVPDLYHMVDCVVFPQKGPRPHPNECSGSDLDGDIYFVCWDHELIPSRPIDPMDYTAPATVELDHDVMIEEVEEYFANYIVNDSLGIIANAHTVFADKEHLKAMSDQCVKLARLFSTAVDFPKTGVPAVIPPELHVKEYPDFMEKPDKPTYKSHNVIGKLFREVKEISTSAGSITSFTKLVARDSYDHEMEVDGFMDYVDDAFYHKTNYDYKLGNLMDYYGIKTEAEILGGNIMKMSKSFNKRRDAEAINMAVRSLRKEARAWFNENSSGDVDSGSSDVYAKASAWYHVTYHPSYWGCYNEGMNRDHYLSFSWCVYPLLVQIKKEKLSIRRSSLEYSFSGLRLS